Sequence from the Mixophyes fleayi isolate aMixFle1 chromosome 4, aMixFle1.hap1, whole genome shotgun sequence genome:
GTGGTGTCACtgtccttttttatatatttattctataaAGGGATTTGGATTTTTGAATGAATACAGAGATTTGGCTTTTAGAATACATGACTTTGTGAAGTGCTGTATAAGTGTCCCACGTGGCTAGTACCAATACTACACACAAAACAGTCATGCTGATTTAGACAAAGACAATAGTTATAATAATAGTATTGGAATGGGATCTTGTAATTCAGGAATGTAACACAATGCATTAAAATTACAATGTTCTGAGTGAAACGTCAATACATGCTACATTTGTATCTCCTCACCCTGTTCATTAGAGGTGCTAACTTAGAAGGCAGTTTATTTCTCAATTCGCATTGGTCGCAGTCCCAACAGTACGCCTGAGCATCAATCTTCATATGGGGACTGTAGAAACGATTTTTGAGCAGGCCAATGTTTTTGTCAATCCCCAAGTGTTCATGATCTTCAATTACAGCCATGAAAATGATTCCTATATAGTTTTAGAGCAGCATCATCTGCCTTCTCTCACCATCTTCTTTCTGGATGATTACTCCATATAGCAGCCTTCTAATAAGCACCAACCAATCCTAATAAGCACCAACCAATTCTCATGTAGGGCCAGCCAACTGTCTTCTTTGTCACTCAATCCTGAGCTTGAGATAATGTGATTCGACTCCACATTTCCCATTATAGGGCCAGTGGCTGGTTCATTTTTCTGAGCCTGTGACCACAGTTTGGGTAGGATGTCCATTTCCACAAGTGAGTCAGCAATAAAAGCTGGGGAAGTAGCGCCTTAGGATTTTTCTCCACCTGTCGATAAACGGTCAGGACCACTACTAGTTGGCACATGCCCTTTACTTCTGAAACTCTCTTCCTCGTTTGACTTTTTTCatcactcttagggctagatttactatactgcgggtttaaaaaagtggagatgttgcctatagcaaccaatcagattctagctgtcatttgtttagtacattctacaaaatgacagctagaatctgattggttgctataggcaacatcttcactttttcaaacctgcagtttagtaaatataccccttagtatctGCTGCAGCAGGAGGCACTCTCTCACATACCTCTCGATTATATGCAGGAATCTGACCAACCCAGGATTCTACCACCACCAGTACTTTCTCTAATTTGCTGGGTGGTCTCCAAGAGAGCAATATGGCTGTCAGGCCTCTCTTTATGTGTCAATATTGGGGAGCACCATGACCATAAGAAtgatggaaattgtagttcattctGTGATGCTATCTAATACGGGCTGTGCTGTGTCCATCAAGTAGCAGAGattgttctttcatgtagcacacatataatatatcaactttaaatttcagtgtacaaataagctatcaagtatttgtgtgctacatgaaaaaacaggcagtatttaacttatgtgcaaaacagaaaactaatttgcaccccttgcattgtaacatggttttgtccaggaaacttaaataagaaacttcttaacttaagttccttaatgaatcaggccctaagttctcTAGTTTTCTCCATGTACCCTCCCTATAGCGGACCTTATTTACTCTCATTCTTTCAGGTGTAGCTGCTTTACATCTTTCTCACATCCAAAATGCAACAGCATGAAAGATCCCTTCTCTCCAAGATTTCTACTGGCAAACTCAGTTATATCACTCTCATGTCTTCCTAACCATTTACTGTAATAGCTGTAATGtcattctctctatatatatatatatattaagcaatACACTGAAAAACTTTTGAATGCTTATATAATCGTATGCCTAAAGATGTCTCTTTTCTCATAATGTCATCATTATCCACTATCATTGTACTCCCTCACTTCTTAAAACTTTCTCTTTGCTCCTTTTATCTGAAACTCTCCATGTCAAATTCAGTCTGTGACCTGTGCATAGTAGCAGTTGCTTTTATCTGTTTATGTATATCTCCATCTACCAAATAAGATTTCAAAATCGTTGACCCTGGGACTCTATTATTGTATTCTTTTGTTTGAAGTTGATGTTCTACCCAACTTGCTCATTATTTAGGCCTTATTGTTCTATACTTTTTGTTgcaccatattaaaaaaaacaatgggcctgattcattaaagattttaaattaagaagtttcttatttaagtctcctggacaaaaccatgttacaatgcaaggggtgcaaattagttttctgttttgcacataaattaaatactgactgttttttcaggtagcacacaaatacttgataacttaattgtacactgaaatttaaagttgatatttgtgtgctacatgaaaaaacattcagtatttaacttatgtgaaaaacagaaaactcatttgccccccttgtattgtaacatggttttgtgcaggagactgaaataagaagtttctcaagttaagatccttaatgaatcaggcccatggttttgtccacgagacttaaataagaaacttcttaatttaagatccttaatgaatcaggcccaatatgtggaTATGTGATCCCAAAAAAAGTATGTAAATTGTACTTATTTTTAACCCTTTGTCTTATCAGAACATCAGAATGCAGAATGCTTTTAACTGAATACAGGTTTAAAGTTTGATGTCAAAATACCTGCAATATGATTTTTTGTATCAGAAGGGAATAAATTCCCATGAAACATAAtgggaaatatttatttaaatatcataAAAGTTAACTACTCTAATAATTATACtaattaaacaaattcaagagTGAAACCTAAGAAATTCTCTATGGAATCACCAGATCTACGAACCTCTCTGTACTCTCTGTATAAAATGCTTTTACATTGATATGATGATCATTCTGCTGTACTGATTGGTCTCTATGACAGAGCTGTGTGATATATTTTAAGTTATTCCAAATGTGTTTGTCATCATTGTTTTGAGCAATGTTTAAAAGTTGGAGAAGACATCCTTTTTACCAGGCTGGATTCTAAATGTAGGTAAGCAGAATCTTTCTCGTGGTACTTGGTACTAAAATCTTCAGCATAGGTGACACATTATTCATGTACACTGTCTGTTTCCTTGTTCTTCTAGACCAGGACCGAGTGTTGGACATTGTACAAGGTTGCTGTATATATTTTGTAGATGTCTTTAAACAATTATTTACAAAAAGCTATAAACGTGAAGTTTCTGTTCCTTTTCCAGATAATGTACAGGAACAATATCACTTCTGTCATACTTCTGGGGTTTCCAAATCTTCAAAACTTCAAAATTCCTTTCTTCATGCTTCTGTTCATCATTTACCTTGTGACCATTTCTGGAAACCTTCTTATCATGATTTTGTTTCTACTAAGCAAGAATCTTCAGTCTCCCATGTACTTCTTCATCTCACAGCTATCACTGTTTGACATTCTGCTGACTACAAATATTCTCCCTAACTTACTTCACGTTGTTTTGTATGAGGGATGCACTATGTCACTTACTGGATGCATCATCCAGTTTAATTTCTTTGCCACCTCAGAGTCCTCGGAATGTCTTCTTCTATCAGTGATGTCTTATGATCGGTATCTGGCCATCTGTAGCCCTCTGCACTATAACTCTATAATAACTCATATGTTTTGTGTGAAATCTATTTTCATTATTTGGTTGTTAAGTTTTATAATGATGGTAATTGATCTAAATTCTATGTCTAGTTTGCATTTCTGTGGGCCAAATGTTATTGACCATTTCTACTGTGACTTTGAACCCATATTGCAGCTGTCCTGCTCTGATACGTCCATCATTCACAATCAGACTTTTGTAATGATTGTTTTAGCCATTATTATTCCCTTTATAATAATTGTGATGTCATATGCATATATTGTCTTTACTATCCTAAATATACCATCATTTACCGGAAGacagaaagccttctccacctgcagcTCCCACCTGGTTGTGGTTTCCATATTTTATGGGACACTAATCATTGTTTATGTGTTTCCTACAAGACAGTTCTGGATAATAAGTAAGATTTTGTCTCTGTTTTACACTGTGATAACTCCATTGCTGAATCCAATAATATATACTTTCAGAAACAAGGATTTTAAAGAAGCCTTTGATAACATAAAACACATTAATATATGCATGCAAtggtagtaaaaataaaaaaatactgacaTTGTAAATGTTACATATGCTGCTTTACAATCTTTAGTAattatgtaaatgtaatgtaattcttACACATGAAAACATCTAATGTATCACATTTTATAGTTCACAACTTCCTAAAACAGTTATGTCGTCATAAGGCTATTTTTTCCCCAAGGTTCCCATAAGCACGTATTCCATAGACAAAACACCATACAGTTTGAAATGCCCCATTACGTCTTCTTACACTTTTAATTTAAGAACTTTAAAACTTTACCATTCACGCCCCAAAACCATTGAAATTATGTCCATTAAGGAAGAATCCTTAATGGGTGTGTTTCTTGCACAATACAGACGTGGTATGTCATTACATCCTGTGGCTAAATGTTCTGCACTATCTTATAGTGACATTGTTGTCTGACATGAGCACTCATTTCACTACTTTAAAATACTCTGTATTACTGTTGCATGATGTTTTTTAATGTACTAAAACATTGTCTAATATTCTTTaattattgtattaaaataaactatttttttattttattttaatgtggaaacacattttaatttgGTGTATATTCCATGCTGCATTATTCTAGCACTCTCTGTGTGTTCGGTTTACGGTACTGTgcagtttattaataaaatatttttcactaAATGCTGTTGGCTTTATGTATAGTTGAAGTGATGTTAAAAGTCAGCTGAGGGCTTGTATGAGAATGAAATGGCAAACATTACAAAACAAAGCTAACAGTGGGGCTTCCataccaaataaatgtattttaaacacaTTGTTAATATGTAGTCTACTAACAAGTTTTTTTTATGAAGCTGCTCTTCTGTTTCTCAGACCCTAATACCGTATACTACAAAAAAAGGTAACTAAGATAATTTCTTTGTACAAGTGCAGAAGCAGAAAGCAAATTATATGCATGACTATAAGCAAGATAGTGCTGAATCTTCAGCTAACCATTGCATTAAGGCTTcttcttaatattattattactattattattattattattattattattattattattattattactgtttatgtATAGAGCCCCACCAATTATGCATCAATGTACAGAAATAGTTTTTGTCATTgccttattggttagcacttctgccttttagcactggggtcatgagttcaattcccgaccaaggccttatctgtgaggagtttgtatgttctccccatgtttgtgtgggtttcctccgggtgctccggtttcctcccacactccaaaaacgtactggtaggttaattggctgcaaacaaaattgaccctagtctgtgtctgtctgtgtgtgtgtgtgagagggaatttagagtgtaagccccaatggggcagggactgatgtgagtgagttctctgtacagcgctgcggaattagtggtgctatataaataaatggtgatgatgatgattgccttgTCTCATTGGAATTTAAGTGTAAACTCCCTAgcatacacagagacacagacagacacaatagAGTTCATcttcatcagaagccaattaaccttccagtatgttttttggtgtgtggaaggaaacaggagcacccagaggtaaCCCACAGAAACACAGGGAAAGCATagacactccacacagataaagatttggtcgggaatcaaactcatgacttaAGCTACCACTGTGTGACTGTGTTGCCCATAAATGGTCATAAATTCATCACATTTTGGAGCTTGATTGAGagttttcttatattttagaTTGTATGTAAGTTTAAGAAGCCTTAATGATACATGTTAAACTGTAAGTTGTTTTGTCTATTTCATGAGAATAATAACAGACAACCCAGCATATACATCCAGCAAGATGAAATGATCGGAAGAATGGATAATGGTGACAAAGTTATCCAATGATGGGAAGGAGGAGTAAGATGGGAAAATTCCTTCCATGTGACCATACTCTACCTGTACAGTCCATATTACATAATGTGTTATAGTAAGTTCCAGTAAGGTTCTAAAGAACACAGTGTAGATTGAGCACAGTTGACCTTAATTGTGTATTTTAAGCACAAATGAagcacagaaaaacaaataattttggaCAAATGTCTCTCTAGCTCTAGCTTTCAGAGTCTTTATATATCACCCCATTTTGTCCTTTATAACAGAATGGAGGGTGCTGAACAAGGAATGCAAAAGTACTTACAATTTATCAAGTAGATTTTATTAGCAAAACATGTAGAAAATGGTTGAAGAGATAAAGGAATGTTGAAATATTTTTGTGGCTGTTGTCCACCATAAAAACAACAGATTCTGGTTAGCAAGGAAAAATTGAAGAAGACTGGAAAttgcaaaaacaacaaaacaagtcCCAGAAACCTAATTTCAAAGCTAAAGGTGTTGACCAGCCTAGTGAAAGAAAAGACAAAAATCAAAGAGGGAAGCATAGAAAAGAAAATCAGACACACAAAAAGCATGAGAGACCAAGGAGAGAGTGGAGGAATGAGAAACCCAGGAGGGATGGGAGTGAGGAAAAGCCCAGGAGGTTGGAAGAGGGAGGAGTAGctgaggagagagaagagaagaccAGGAATAAGGATAGGGAGGAGAAGCATAGGAGAGAAGGGAAGTAGGAAAAACTCAGCAGAGAGGgtagagaggagaagcccaggaaagAAGAGAAGTAGGAAAAACTAAGCAGAGAGGACATGAAGGAGAAGCCCAGGAAAGAAGGGAAGTAGGAAAAACTGAGCAGACAGGATAGGGAGCAGAAGCTCaggagagaggggaaggagaAAAACTCAGCATACAGGATAGGGAGGAGAAGCTCAGGAAAGAAGAGAAGTAGGAAAAACTCAGCAGATAGGTTAGGGAGGAGAAGCTCAGGAAAGAAGAGAAGTAGGAAAAACTCAGCAGAGAGGATAGGGAGGAGAAgctgaggagagaggggaaggagaAAAACTCTGCAGAGAGGATAGAAAGGAGATATCCAGCAGAAAGGGTAGATAGGAAAAACCCAGGAGACATGATAAATTCCAAAAAGAAAACAGACACAACAAATCTAGTAGAGACTTACAGCAATCAAAAAGGGAAAGAAAAACATATGAACAGTACGAGAAGTCCATGTCAAATCTTCATGATGTTCATGACAAAAAATCTCAGGAATACAAAACTAATTATAATGTGTCAAAATCTCCAATATTACAGATTATGTGAAAAGAAAGCAAGAGACTGAAACATTTAAAACAGGAGGTAGTTCGTCCACCAGTAAACATGAAATGCAAGACCAAATTCTGAAATCTAAACAAGCAGAGAATAACTGGCATGGAGCACCCACTGTTGCTCTTCATGAGCCACAAACCaagaattctgcatttgaaactaCAGAGAAAATCAAAGATTAATTAACTTTTGCAACAGGAAAGAAAACATATTTATCTTCAGGACCATGGAAAGTACCCAGCATAAATAAAGTCAAAGAAGCTGCCATAATGAATGTATATATCAATTCCATGTCATCAGCTGAGTGCAGAAGCTGTATTCTTTAACTATATGAAGGACATTTTGGATTTTGCTTGCAATTAATTGTCTTCCACAGCCTTGAGATTGACATAAACCTATGAAGGTTTCCTGTTGTCTTTTTTAGACGTGTTGTTGCTATTACATAATTTGGGACAGTGTTGTCAGGATCctgaatttttatttaatctgCTAGTGTGATCATAACTCCACTATTTGTGACATTTTATCTACCTGCTCAGTTTAGTTCcttctgtgtgtttatgtaaagTCTAAGCTGAACGTTTTTCTTACATAAGCTAAAAAGACATGACTGAGATCTGATGAGCATGTTGCATGATGACAAACTGTAACAAAACAGCATAAAGATTTGTAAAGGTCAAAGAAAGGACAATATTGGGCATGATATGGTTGGTGACATGTGACTATACACTGCTTTAATATACTGCTTTATCCTGTGTAAAAGTATCATACCACAATAAAGACTTACAGAAGCATTACATGTAGACTTGAAAACCATGGTGTAAACAATCCAAATTCATATTGTACTCAAACATACGTGTACCAGTGATGTAGCTGGATAGGCAAATGAAAACACAGTGCTACCCAGGCCAGTCCTTATATCATGTAAGTTACTTTATTATCGTATTTATAAGTGCACATATCTttagatccactccttgttgaattcggatgTACGTAGATCTGATTTACTTGTGTTTTGAAACAACCGCAGGTAGCGCTCAGTATGagtgacttgatgaatcaggccctatatgttaacATGggcctattttaaaatgtttatgtttaaaatgtctattttaattaattaaattgctTCTCAAAcaccctggtggtccagtgggaatCAGGGCTCCATCGGCAGTATTATGGCTTTCGCTCCGGTTCCCTTCATGGGATGTTCTAGTGGGAGCTGATTACAGATTACACCCGTCGGCAGCGTCAGTGCTGTGGGCTTCCAATGGTGCCTCCTGTATTCATATGAAACAGACTGGGGCTTGGAAATCTCCAGGAACAGCAGCCTGTGAACTGCTGCCACAGGATATGGCTGCCCACTCTCTGGAGACGAATTCAGCTGGTGGGCGGCAGTCAGTCCCTGGGACAAGACCCCTGGAAACAGTTTTAGGGTGAAAATTTCAATATTAAGTCTCCCACCCAAACATAGTGGCACCAGGGGTGGAGAGGCTGAGCCTCCTCCTGGCCGCTCATGGACTGCTAGGAAGTACACTCCCCCCTGCAATTATTTTACATGTGTGAAACCCCTCCAGGTTGATACATGTTGGTTAAAAGGGCAGAAGGATGGATACCTCCTGCCAGGATATGTGTCCAAAACGGTGTAAAAAGAGCTATTTTGTTcctgttaaaatgtatattatgtataatccTAAACTTTACTCCTACTACTAGTGAGCAGTTGGAGTTTGCAATCGGGCAGTGTATGGTGGAAGGTGACACCAGTAACAGCCAATTACTGACACTAAGAAGGAAACCCAGCTAAACTGTGTAAGATCCCATCACAAAGAACACCGGggggcagagtaagcccatctggTCCCAAAAGTCATTCTCTTTATATGTAAAGCAATACACTTATGTGCATTTTCAACATATAATTCTTTATATAATCATACTCCTAAATATGCCTCCTTCACTTTTCTCAGAATTTCCTCATTTCCACTTTCATTGCAAATTTTCTTTGACAGATCCTTGTCTCTGGAGCTCTCCGTGTCAAACTCTGTCCATGATCTGTGCttttttgaaatattttatttgttttatgtatatttatcatttttatcatatttatattttatcagtTTATGTATATCTCCATCtatcaaataacattttaaaatatttgaccCTGGGCCTATACTACTGCGTTCTTTTGTACGAAATGGATGTTCCACCCAACTTCTTTATCATTTATACCATGACTCTGCAAACCTCTTGtcgcattatataaataaatcaatatgtaGATTTTGGACTCCAAAATAATCGTATGTGAAATGTACTGATTGTAACTTTCTGACTTCTTATGGATGAACATAATACAGGTTGAAAGTTTGATATTAAAAGATTTGCaatatgatttgtttttttcGGAAGGGAATAAATTACACGTAAAATAATtgggaatatttttttaaatattatacctTTAAAGATTCATTTTGatgataattatattatttacacataCACAAGAGAAACTGAATGAATTCTCTATGGAATCATCAGATCTATGAACCTGTCTGTACTTATGTATAAAATGCCCTTACATCGAGATGATCATCTTTCTGCTGCACTGATTGGACTCTATGACAgagctatttgatacattttaagTTATTACAGACCTGTTTAGTCATAAAAAAATTTGAGCATTGCCAATATGTTGTTGAGGACATCAATATCAACAGAATTTGAACCTCCCTGGATTCCTGATGAAGCTGAGGTAAGCAAGATCTGTGCGATAGTACATGTTACTAAAAATCTGCAACATAGGTGACAAATTTATCATGGAGGGGttcactctttatataagggaccGAGTTTTGGACAAAATTTCTGCATAGGAAAAAATCTACTGTAATTTTCATCTTGTAGATAAAAATGGTAATAAAGCTAATTGCATGATAAACAGGATAAATAGCTCAGAATTTGATATAGCAAAGTATGATCCtgcagcataaaaaaatgttttgtggcaTCATGTGATTATTTCAGGGCGACTGCGCATAATTTTACGCAAAGTTGAGTTTACAGTCAAATGGCAGCATCAAAAGTGTCCTGTTTAGGTGCACTCTGACTAATGTAATAACAACTTTtagacaatataataataataataataataataataataataataataataataataataataataaataatataagtaaaaataaagttaaaacaaaacatctaTACAAGGAACACATCTTTATGGGTATATGTGTCAATATCATGTTAGTGtaaatatatgtgcaaaatacaatttttacacAATAGCTGTAAGAAAAAACCTTTTCTGTacaaaaccataaaaaatatgttaaaaagtgcATCTATAGTAATTTAATTTTCCAATAGTGTTTTATACGACCCATACTGGTCTGTGAAAACTGTACGTTCTGTTTAGCTAAAATGTAGAAATGTTCATaggatttataaatatttttattattattattattattattattattattattattattttacattagtaTACCCAACAATCTGCAAAAAGACCGAAAGTTGGGATAGGAGCACTGAACATACTAACTGaacaattatatttataattagtgCTACTAAGACACATACATTTGAAGTACATTTTTATTGTGCTATTGGGCTCTTGTGACAATATCACGTTCTCTAATGAAAGCTGACACATGATGTGTTTTCACATTTGCTCCATCTGTACTTGGAAAATGCTATAATAAGAATATCAGCAATTTACATATGATGCTCAATCATTGTGCTTTGTTGCCTCTTACTACTAAAGCTATATACGTGGAACTTTGTGTTTCTCTTCCAGGTAATATACAAGAACAATATCACCTCAGTCATACTTCTGGGTTTTCCAAACCTTCAAAACTTTAAAATCCCTCTGTTCTTGCTTCTGATTATCATTTACTCTGTGACCGTTTCTGCAAATCTTCTTATCATGATTTTGTGTTTACTGAGCAAGAATCTTCAGTCTTCCATGTACTTCTTCATCTCACAGCTATCACTGATTGACATAATACTGACTACAGATATTGTCCCTAATCTGCTCCACGTTGTCCTATATGAAGGAGGCACTATGTCACTTCTTGCATGCATCATTCAGTACTATTTCTTTTCCACCTCAGAGTCCTCGGAGTGTCTCCTTCTGTCAGTGATGTCTTATGATCGGTATGTGGCCATCTGTAGCCCTTTGCATTATAACACTATAGTAACTCGTATATTTTGTGTGAAATCTATTATTATAATCTGGTTGTTAAGTTTTCTAATAACGATAATGGATCTAAATTCTATGTTTAGTTTGCATTTCTGTGGGCTAAATGTTATTGACCATTTCTACTGTGATTATGAACCCATATTGCAGCTGTCCTGCTCTGATATGTCCATCATTCACATTCAGACATTTGTAATGGTTGCTTTAATCATTTTTGGTCCTTTTATAATAATTGTGATGTCATATGTATATATTGTCTTTACTATCCTAAAGATACCATCATTTACCGGAAGACAGAAAG
This genomic interval carries:
- the LOC142150435 gene encoding olfactory receptor 11A1-like — protein: MYRNNITSVILLGFPNLQNFKIPFFMLLFIIYLVTISGNLLIMILFLLSKNLQSPMYFFISQLSLFDILLTTNILPNLLHVVLYEGCTMSLTGCIIQFNFFATSESSECLLLSVMSYDRYLAICSPLHYNSIITHMFCVKSIFIIWLLSFIMMVIDLNSMSSLHFCGPNVIDHFYCDFEPILQLSCSDTSIIHNQTFVMIVLAIIIPFIIIVMSYAYIVFTILNIPSFTGRQKAFSTCSSHLVVVSIFYGTLIIVYVFPTRQFWIISKILSLFYTVITPLLNPIIYTFRNKDFKEAFDNIKHINICMQW
- the LOC142150437 gene encoding olfactory receptor 6B1-like, whose protein sequence is MLLRTSISTEFEPPWIPDEAEVIYKNNITSVILLGFPNLQNFKIPLFLLLIIIYSVTVSANLLIMILCLLSKNLQSSMYFFISQLSLIDIILTTDIVPNLLHVVLYEGGTMSLLACIIQYYFFSTSESSECLLLSVMSYDRYVAICSPLHYNTIVTRIFCVKSIIIIWLLSFLITIMDLNSMFSLHFCGLNVIDHFYCDYEPILQLSCSDMSIIHIQTFVMVALIIFGPFIIIVMSYVYIVFTILKIPSFTGRQKAFSTCSSHLIVVSIFYGTLIVVYGFPTRQLWIISKILSLFYTVITPLLNPIIYTFRNKDFKEAFDNIKHINLCMQW